CGAGGCCGACCATATCGCCATACCCCTGACAAGGAGGTGCCGGTGCGCCGCCGCCCCGGTCCCCGACTCCCCATAGGTCCCGGGCTCTGAGCGGACAGATTATGTGTCAAAACCGAGCGGACACTTCACTTGTCAACAACACGGCGGGTCGGTCACGGCGGGTCGGTCGCGTGCAGGGTGGGCCGCGACGCCCGCACTTCGGGTGCGCACGCCAACCCTCCTGCCCGTCCCGTGGAGACCAGGGCGGCCAAGTCCGCGACTTTCCGAGTTTCCCGGCGTCAGGCGCCGGTGGCACGCCGTGTGCCTTTCTCGTCTCCGGCGGCCGAGGGCACCGGCGCCAGGGAGGATGGGAGGCGATGGAGCAGATGGACGAGCGGGGGATCCGGCGCGGCCTGGCGCTCCTCGAAATGAGCGCTGGCGCCCTCGGCCTGGCCTCGGACCCCAGTCGACGTGGCCTCGCGGCGTTCGCCGAGCTCGCGCGCGGGCTCGCCGAGCGCGCCCCGGCCGGGCTCCGGCCATGGCCGGTCCTCGACATCGAACTCGCCGCGGAGGACGACGGCGCGCCGGCAGCCCTGGCCCTCGAGCGCCGGGGCTCCCGGCTCGCCGCCCGGGAGGCGCCGCCGGCGCCGGACCACGTCGCCATCGGCGTGGTGCTGGAGTATTACCTGCACCTCGTCCACGATCACCTGCGCGCCCATCGGCGGCCGGGTGGCGTGGCGACCCTCCTGCCCCGGGAGCAGGCCGGCATGACGGAGGCCTTCGAGGAGCTGGAGCCGATCCTGCGCGGCGCGGCGGGCCGGGAGCGCTTGGACGGGCTCTGGGCTACGCTCGCCGCCCCCGCTTAGCAGGCGCTACTCCTCTCCTTCCGCCTTGAGGCCCAGGGCCCGGAGCTTCTTCCGGAGCGTGTTCCGGTTGATCCCGAGGAGCGCCGCGGCCCGGAGCTGGTTGCCGCCGGTCTCCCGGAGGACGGCGCGCAGGAGGGGGCGCTCGACCAGCCCCAGCACCAGCTCGTAGAGGTTCGCCGACTCGCGGGCGCCGAGGCCCCGGACGCACTCCTCGAGCTTCTCGTGGATGAGCTGCTCGAGCGTGCCTTCCTTCGGCGGCGGCGCCACCGGGCCGGTCGCGACCGGGAGGTGCTCGGGCAGGATCACGCCGCCCTGCGCCATGACCATCGCGTGCTGGATCACGTTCTCGAGCTCCCGCACGTTCCCCGGCCAGACGTAGGCCTTGAGCCGGTCGAGGGCTTCGGCCGCCAGGGCACGCTCTCCGAGGTCGCCCGCGTACTTGGCGAGGAAGTGGTCCACCAGGAACGGGATGTCCTCGCGGCGCTCCCGGAGCGGCGGCAGGGTCAGCGTCACCACATTGAGCCGATAGTAGAGGTCCTCGCGGAAGCGCCCCTCCTTGATCAGGCCGTCCAGATCCCGGTTGGTGGCGGCGACCACGCGTACGTCGACCCGGATCGGCTCGCCGCCGCCGACCCGTTCGAACTCGCGCTCCTGCAGGACGCGCAGGAGCTTCGGCTGGAGCTCCGGCCCCAGGTCGCCGACCTCGTCGAGGTAGACAGTCCCGCCGCTGGCGAGCTCGAACTTGCCGAGGCGGCGCTGGTGGGCGTCGGTGAAGGCTCCCCGCTCGTGGCCGAACAGCTCGGATTCGAGCAGCGTCCCCGGGATGGCCGCGCAGGAGACGGCGACGAAGGGCTTCCCGGCCCGGCGACTGTAGTGGTGGACCGCCCGCGCCACGACCTCCTTCCCGGTCCCGGACTCTCCCTGGAGGAGCACCGTCACGTCGGTCCCCGCGATGCGCCCGATCGTCTTGTAGACCTCCTGCATCCGCGGCGATTTCCCCACGAGTGCCCCGAACTCCCACACCTCCTGGATGCCGGTTCGGAGCTCGACCACCTCGCGGGCGAGCGCCTGGGCGGAGAGCGCGCGTTCGACGAGGAGGAGCACCTCGTCGTTGTCGAAGGGCTTGGCGAGGTAATCGTAGGCGCCCCGCTGCATGGCTTCGACGGCCGCGCGCACGCTCCCGTGCGCGGTCATGACGATGACGCCCGTGTCCGGGGTCTCGGTCCGGAGTCGCGAGAGCGCTTCGAGGCCATCGAGGCCCGGCATGCGGATGTCGACGAACGCCAGGTCGTACGGCTCCGCCCGGGCGGCGCGCAGCGCGGCCTGCCCGTCCTCGACCACGGTGACGGCGTGGCCCGCCTGGCGGAGGAGCCGCTCGAGCAGCCAGCGGATCGCCGGCTCGTCGTCCGCCACCAGGATGCGGGCGCCGGCCGCCTTCTCGCCGTCGCTCACGCGACTCCTCCCGGGCTCCCGGTCGGGGCGATGGCCAGATGGCAGGCGAACGTGGTGCCCTTGCCGGGGGTGCTGGTGACGCGCAGGGCACCCCGGTGCTCCTCGACGATGCGGTGGGCGAGCGCGAGGCCGAGGCCGAGGCCGCGCGGCTTGGTGGTGACGAAGGGGTCGAACACCCGGTCCCGCAGCGCCTCGGGAATCCCTTCGCCCTCGTCCTGGACGGCCACCTCGACCAGCGGGCGCGGCCCCGTCCCCGGGTCCACCTTGCCGTACACGGGGTCCATCGACATCCGCGTCGTCAGGGTCAGCCGGCCGCCCCCCGGCATGGCCTCGATCCCGTTCTGGACGAGATTCTGGAAGACCTGGGTGAGCCGGTCCTCGTCCGCCCACAAGGCCGGTAGGCTCGGATCGTACCGCCGGACGATCTGGACGTCCTGGGCGCGCGCGGCGGGCTCGGCGAGGAGGCAGACCCGCTCGAGCAGCTGATGGAGGTTCACGGCGCCGAAGGTGAAGCGCATCGGGCGGCCGAGGTCGAGAAGCGCCTCCATGACCCGGTTGACGCGGTCGATCTCCCCGAGCATGACGGCCAGATGCTCCCGGTAAGAGCTCTCCCCGAGCTCGGTCTGGAGGAGCTGGGCCACCCCGCGGATCGCCCCGAGGGGATTCCGGATCTCGTGGGCGAGGGCCAGCGCCATCTGACCGAGGGCGGCCAGGCGCTCCCCTCGCCGCACCTCCGCTTCGAGCGCTTTGAGCCGGGAGAGGTCCCGCAGGACGGCCACCGCCCCCGTGAGGCCGCCCGCCAGCCCGTGGATCGGGGCCGTCTGGAGACTCACGGGCACGATCCGCCCGTCGGCCAGCTCGATCCCCGATTCGGCCTCCGCCCGGCCCTCGGCCAGGCGCAGTGTCTCGGCGAGGTGCCGGACGAGCCGGGCCTCGGAGCCGAAGAGATCGCCGAGCGCGCGCCCCACCGCGCGGGTGGCGGCGCGCCCGACGAGCGCCTCGGCGGCGGCATTCCACAGGAACACCGTGAGGTCCGGTCGGACCCCGATGACGGCATCCGGCAGGCTCGCCAGGAGACGCCCGTAGTCCGGGCTCGAGGGGCTGGCCGGATTCGGCGAGACGGGGGCGCTCACGCGAGGGGCAGCGTGGCGTGGGCGTTGAGCGTGAGATCCGCCCGCTCGCCACGGGAAAGGCGCGCGGCGCCCGCGGCCGCGATCATCGCGGCGTTGTCGGTGCAGAAGCGCAGCGCGGGCGCGCTCCAGGCGTAGCCGCGCTCGGCGCACTCGGTCTCGAGCCTCTCCCGGAGGGCGCGGTTGGCGGCCACGCCGCCCGTCAGGAGAATCCGGCGGATGCCGAGGCGACTGGCGGCGCGGATCGTCTTGCGCACGAGCATCTTGACGGCGGTCGCCTGGAAGGACGCGCAGATGTCGGCGGTCAGCCCCGGGGTGAGGGGGCCGTGCCGGCGCACGTAGAGGCTCACCGCGGTCTTGAGTCCCGAGAACGAAAAGTCCGGCGCGCCGTCGCGGATCTCGGCCACGGGAAAGGCGATCGACCGCGGGTCGCCGTCCCGCGCGGTGCGCTCGACGATCGGGCCTCCGGGATATCCCAGGCCGAGGAGCTTCGCCACCTTGTCGAAGGCCTCGCCGGCCGCATCGTCTCGTGTCTGGCCGATCAGGCGGTAGGCGAGCGGCTCGGGGCAGGCATAGAGCGCGGTGTGCCCGCCCGAGACGACGAGGGCGAGGAACGGGTGACTCGGCCGGGGCTCCTCCAGGAAGCCCGCGAAGATGTGTCCTTCGAGATGGTTGATGCCGACGAAGGGAAGCCGCCGGGCATAGGCGAAGCCCTTGGCGACCGACAGGCCCACCAGAAGCGACCCGACGAGGCCCGGCCCGTGCGTCACCGCGATCCCGTCGAGGTCCCCGAGGCCCAGGCCGGCGTCCGCCAGCGCGTTCTGGACGACGGGCAGCACGACCTCCAGGTGGCGCCGCGACGCCAGCTCGGGCACGACGCCTCCGTAGCTCCGATGGATCGCGTCTTGCGAGAAGACGACGTTCGAGCGCAGCGCGCCGTCCGCCAGCACGGCGGCGGCCGTCTCGTCACACGAGGTCTCGATGCCCAACACCAGCATGATCCGCTTTCCGAGCCGGGCGTCCTTCGGGGCCGGCCGCTCCCGCCCGGTCGACGAGCTCCGAGACGGGGACGATGCGGAAGCCGCGGGCCTCCCAGCGCGGGAGCGCCTCCTCCAGGAGGCGCAGCGTCAGGAGCCGCCCGTGGGCGATGGCGATCACGGAGCCCCGCCGCTCGGCCCAGCGCTCGACCTCGTGGAGCCGGGCCCGGGCGGTCGCCTCGCTCTCGTCAGGGTCGAGGAACACCTGCCGCCGGGCGGCAGGGACGCCGAGCATCCGGGCCAGGTCGTAGCCGACGCTCCGGTGCGTCGTGAAGCTGTCCAGGAAGAAGAGCCCCTGGGCCCGCACCGGCTCGAGCAACGCCTGCATCCGGACCCGATCCTCGGTGAACCGCGAGCCCATGCGCGTCACGACCCCGACCGCCCCCGGCACGCTCTGGAGGTGCTGGCGGGTCCACCGACCCACCTCGTCCGGTGGCATCGAGACGAGCAGTACGCCCGGACCCGGATCGGATTCCGGGAACCGGTACGGTTCCAGCGGCACCTGGAGCCACACCTCGAGCCCGGCCCGCGCCGCGTCCCGGGCAATCCGTCGCGAGAGCGGGAGTCCCGGCAGCACTGCCAGCGTGACGGGCCGGCCCAGCGCCAGCAGGCGCTCGACGACGTCCGCGCGAGTCCCGAGCTCGTCGACGAGGACGGCCACCCGCCCGGGGGACCGGGACCGCGGGGGGGACGGCCGCGCGACCGCGGGCCCCGCGGCGCGCCAGGGGAGGACGAACAGGGACGGTGCCCCGCGCGCGGCCTGCCGGCGGTCGAGGACGACCACGCCAACGGCGAGCGCCACCACGAGCCCCGCCACGACGAGCCCCAGCAGGCGCACCGTCACCCGGGACGCCACGATCCTACCGTGTCCCGCCCGCGCGCGACGACCCTGGAGTCTGTCGGAATCGACGAGTCGATGCGCCTTCGCGTGGCATGCGTAGAACTGCGCCTCCGAGCGGCGGTTTCGCCGCCGCGCCCACCCACCCAGCCCGGAGGGTTGGGGAAGGTCTCGGAGGGGGCCGGCGAGACCCCCTCCGATGACAAGAAGGGCTCATGGCCCACCCATTTCTTGCCGATCAGGGTCAGGGCTGTGTCCGGTTAACCCCGCGCCGAACACCGAGCGTGCGGTGCATCGAAGAGTGCTCCGAGCGGCGGCTTCGCCGCCGCCACGACCGGGAGGCATCCGGGGGGGTCTTCCGAGACCCCCCCGAAATGCCCTAGCTCGCCTTGGCGGTCGGCCGGGTCTTGTCGAGGATCCGTGACGCCTTCAGGATGTCGAGCGCCCGCTGGAGCTGGATGTCCCGCTTCTGCTGTTCCGTCTCCGACAGCGGCGAGGTGGGCGGCTTCACCGTGGGGTCTTCCTTCGGCGGCTCGATGACGATGTCGGGCGAGATCCCCTTGCCGTGGATCGAGCGCCCCTTCGGGGTGAAGTACTTCGCCGTGGTCAGGCGGAGACCCGATCCGTCCGACAGCGGGATGATCGTCTGCACCGACCCCTTCCCGAACGTCTGGGTCCCCAGCACGACGCCGCGCCCGTGGTCCTGGATGGCCCCGGCCACGATCTCGGACGCCGACGCCGAGCCCTGGTTCACCAGGATGACGAGCGGCACGTCGGTGATGGCGTGCTTGGCGTGGGCGACGAAGCGCATGTTCTGGTTCCGAACCCGCCCTTCCGTGTAGACGACGAGCTTGCCGTCGCCGAGGAACTTCTCGGTCACTTCGACGGCCGAGGAGAGGAGGCCGCCCGGGTTGTTGCGGAGGTCCACGATGAGCCCCGCGAAGCGACCGGTCTTCTCGAGCTTCTCGATCCCCGCCTCGAGGTCGCGGGCGGTTCGCTCCTGGAACTGCCGGATCCGGACGTAGCCCAGGCCCGGCTCGATCTCCTGGGACTTGATGCTCTGAACCTGGATGATCTCCCGGGTCACCGAGATGTCCTGCAGCTCCTTGGAGCCCTCCCGCAGGATCGTGATGGTGACCTTCGTCCCCTTGGGGCCGCGCATGCGCTTGACGGCGTCCACCAGCGTCATGTCCTTGGTCGCGAGACCCTCGATCTTCATGATCTTGTCGCCCGGCTGGACCCCGGCGCGATGGGCCGGCGTCCCCTCGATCGGGGCGACGACGGTCAGCTGGTCGTCCCGGATGGTGATCTCGATGCCGAGCCCCCCGAAGCTCCCCGACGTCTCGACCTGCATCTCGCGATAGCTCTCGGGGTCGAGAAACGCCGAGTGCGGATCCAGGGCCTTGAGCATCCCCCGGACCGCCCCGTAGATGATCTCGCGGGGCTCGGTCTCGTCGACGTACTGATTCTGGATGATGGCGAGCACATCGGTGAAGAGCTTGAGGTGCTCGTATGTCGAGGCGGGGTCGACGGCCTTGGAGGCCGAGGTCCCGCCGAGCGAGAGCGTGAGCACCACCAGGACGGCGGCCGCGAGAAATGCTTTGGTGACCGGCTTACCGGCGCGCATCAGGAAACCCTCCTTCGATCAACGCCACCCGCGCACGCGGCCGCGGGGAATACGCCCCGCGGCTCACGAGCGCCGCCTGAGCCACTGCTCGGG
The sequence above is a segment of the Candidatus Methylomirabilota bacterium genome. Coding sequences within it:
- a CDS encoding ATP-binding protein produces the protein MSAPVSPNPASPSSPDYGRLLASLPDAVIGVRPDLTVFLWNAAAEALVGRAATRAVGRALGDLFGSEARLVRHLAETLRLAEGRAEAESGIELADGRIVPVSLQTAPIHGLAGGLTGAVAVLRDLSRLKALEAEVRRGERLAALGQMALALAHEIRNPLGAIRGVAQLLQTELGESSYREHLAVMLGEIDRVNRVMEALLDLGRPMRFTFGAVNLHQLLERVCLLAEPAARAQDVQIVRRYDPSLPALWADEDRLTQVFQNLVQNGIEAMPGGGRLTLTTRMSMDPVYGKVDPGTGPRPLVEVAVQDEGEGIPEALRDRVFDPFVTTKPRGLGLGLALAHRIVEEHRGALRVTSTPGKGTTFACHLAIAPTGSPGGVA
- a CDS encoding sigma-54 dependent transcriptional regulator, which codes for MSDGEKAAGARILVADDEPAIRWLLERLLRQAGHAVTVVEDGQAALRAARAEPYDLAFVDIRMPGLDGLEALSRLRTETPDTGVIVMTAHGSVRAAVEAMQRGAYDYLAKPFDNDEVLLLVERALSAQALAREVVELRTGIQEVWEFGALVGKSPRMQEVYKTIGRIAGTDVTVLLQGESGTGKEVVARAVHHYSRRAGKPFVAVSCAAIPGTLLESELFGHERGAFTDAHQRRLGKFELASGGTVYLDEVGDLGPELQPKLLRVLQEREFERVGGGEPIRVDVRVVAATNRDLDGLIKEGRFREDLYYRLNVVTLTLPPLRERREDIPFLVDHFLAKYAGDLGERALAAEALDRLKAYVWPGNVRELENVIQHAMVMAQGGVILPEHLPVATGPVAPPPKEGTLEQLIHEKLEECVRGLGARESANLYELVLGLVERPLLRAVLRETGGNQLRAAALLGINRNTLRKKLRALGLKAEGEE
- a CDS encoding divergent polysaccharide deacetylase family protein; the protein is MASRVTVRLLGLVVAGLVVALAVGVVVLDRRQAARGAPSLFVLPWRAAGPAVARPSPPRSRSPGRVAVLVDELGTRADVVERLLALGRPVTLAVLPGLPLSRRIARDAARAGLEVWLQVPLEPYRFPESDPGPGVLLVSMPPDEVGRWTRQHLQSVPGAVGVVTRMGSRFTEDRVRMQALLEPVRAQGLFFLDSFTTHRSVGYDLARMLGVPAARRQVFLDPDESEATARARLHEVERWAERRGSVIAIAHGRLLTLRLLEEALPRWEARGFRIVPVSELVDRAGAAGPEGRPARKADHAGVGHRDLV
- a CDS encoding S41 family peptidase produces the protein MRAGKPVTKAFLAAAVLVVLTLSLGGTSASKAVDPASTYEHLKLFTDVLAIIQNQYVDETEPREIIYGAVRGMLKALDPHSAFLDPESYREMQVETSGSFGGLGIEITIRDDQLTVVAPIEGTPAHRAGVQPGDKIMKIEGLATKDMTLVDAVKRMRGPKGTKVTITILREGSKELQDISVTREIIQVQSIKSQEIEPGLGYVRIRQFQERTARDLEAGIEKLEKTGRFAGLIVDLRNNPGGLLSSAVEVTEKFLGDGKLVVYTEGRVRNQNMRFVAHAKHAITDVPLVILVNQGSASASEIVAGAIQDHGRGVVLGTQTFGKGSVQTIIPLSDGSGLRLTTAKYFTPKGRSIHGKGISPDIVIEPPKEDPTVKPPTSPLSETEQQKRDIQLQRALDILKASRILDKTRPTAKAS
- the tsaD gene encoding tRNA (adenosine(37)-N6)-threonylcarbamoyltransferase complex transferase subunit TsaD, producing MMLVLGIETSCDETAAAVLADGALRSNVVFSQDAIHRSYGGVVPELASRRHLEVVLPVVQNALADAGLGLGDLDGIAVTHGPGLVGSLLVGLSVAKGFAYARRLPFVGINHLEGHIFAGFLEEPRPSHPFLALVVSGGHTALYACPEPLAYRLIGQTRDDAAGEAFDKVAKLLGLGYPGGPIVERTARDGDPRSIAFPVAEIRDGAPDFSFSGLKTAVSLYVRRHGPLTPGLTADICASFQATAVKMLVRKTIRAASRLGIRRILLTGGVAANRALRERLETECAERGYAWSAPALRFCTDNAAMIAAAGAARLSRGERADLTLNAHATLPLA